One genomic region from Lates calcarifer isolate ASB-BC8 linkage group LG10, TLL_Latcal_v3, whole genome shotgun sequence encodes:
- the panx2 gene encoding pannexin-2, translating to MQNILDQNLDMATALLAGEKLKELILPGSSQDEKGGALAGLMVQLKLELPFDRVVTIGTVIIPILLVTLVFTRNFAEESIYCYTPHNFTRDQALYARGYCWTELRDAVPGVEPHLWPSLFEHKFLPYALLAFAGIMYIPALGWEFLASTRLTSELNFLLQEIDNCYHRAAEGRAPKIEKQIQSKGPGITERERREIIENAEKEKSPEQNLFEKYLERRGQSNFLAKLYLARHLAIICLSSIPISYLSAYYARQRQNEFTCALGEPPDISSYSELKLRVNCKLPAVQLQRIMAAVDIALLCTMNLIILVNLLHLFVVRKSNFVFDKLHKVGIKTRRRWQKSQFCDINILAMFCNENRDHIKSLNRLDFITNESDLMYDNVVRQLLAALAQSNHDATPTVRDSGIQTLDPNMDPSDLGVGEMAGEPLVIKRPRKKIKWIPTSNPLPQPFKEPLTLTRLENNTKPEKPKPLRRKTVADSFIAPLLDTKSTQHPATKDLSGMEKKHTRNFSLDVHPYMLTIRKPKVEATATEPLPSEHNMDAVYLEGTHTIVHVSGAITETKVCSPESTNTAFSTVTLPTTSYINGVNGVNAVSPNPPSSEDPLSPKPSPPPREPLTQAENPESQPPVLTRAPTHQLLSIRHTLFEEEEDEENRRDRLAQRPGELIAAGEC from the exons ATGCAGAACATCCTCGATCAAAACTTAGACATGGCCACAGCTCTACTCGCCGGCGAGAAGCTGAAAGAGCTGATCCTGCCGGGCTCCTCTCAGGATGAGAAGGGCGGGGCACTGGCCGGCCTCATGGTGCAGCTCAAACTGGAGCTGCCCTTTGATCGTGTTGTTACTATAGGGACGGTCATCATCCCCATCCTGCTGGTCACCCTAGTCTTCACCAGGAACTTTGCAG AGGAGTCCATATACTGTTACACACCACACAACTTCACCAGAGACCAGGCACTGTATGCAAGAGGCTACTGCTGGACAGAGCTACGTGATGCTGTACCTGGTGTGGAGCCTCACCTCTGGCCTTCACTGTTTGAACACAAGTTCCTGCCCTATGCCCTGCTGGCCTTTGCTGGGATCATGTACATTCCTGCTCTGGGCTGGGAGTTCCTGGCCTCTACACGGCTCACTTCAGAGCTCAATTTCCTGCTTCAAGAGATTGACAACTGCTATCATCGAGCTGCTGAGGGCAGAGCCCCAAAGATCGAGAAGCAGATCCAATCCAAAGGACCTGGCATAACCGAGCGAGAGAGGCGGGAGATCATAGAGAACGCGGAGAAGGAGAAGAGCCCCGAACAGAACCTGTTTGAGAAATACTTAGAGAGACGAGGCCAAAGTAACTTTCTGGCTAAGCTTTACCTGGCACGCCACCTTGCTATTATCTGCCTCAGTTCTATCCCCATTTCCTACCTGAGCGCGTACTATGCCCGCCAAAGGCAGAACGAGTTCACCTGTGCACTGGGTGAGCCCCCAGACATTAGCAGCTATTCAGAGCTGAAGCTCAGGGTCAACTGTAAGCTGCctgctgtgcagctgcagcGCATCATGGCAGCAGTAGACATAGCTCTTCTCTGCACCATGAACCTCATCATCCTGGTTAATttgctgcatttgtttgtggtgcGCAAGTCCAACTTTGTATTTGACAAACTGCATAAAGTTGGTATCAAAACACGGCGACGCTGGCAGAAGTCTCAGTTCTGTGATATTAACATCCTGGCCATGTTTTGCAATGAGAACAGAGACCACATCAAGTCACTCAACAGGCTGGACTTCATCACTAATGAGAGCGACCTCATGTATGACAATGTGGTCAGGCAGCTGTTGGCTGCGCTTGCGCAGTCCAACCATGATGCTACGCCCACTGTAAGGGACTCTGGGATACAAACCCTGGATCCCAATATGGATCCGTCTGATCTTGGAGTGGGAGAGATGGCCGGGGAGCCGCTGGTCATCAAACGGCCCCGCAAGAAGATTAAATGGATCCCAACCTCAAACCCTCTTCCTCAGCCATTCAAG GAACCCCTCACCCTGACACGTCTGGAAAATAACACCAAGCCTGAAAAACCCAAACCACTCAGACGAAAGACAGTGGCAGACAGCTTCATTGCACCACTTCTGGACACCAAGAGCACACAACACCCAGCAACAAAAG ATCTAAGCGGGATGGAGAAAAAGCACACTCGTAATTTCTCTCTGGACGTCCACCCATACATGCTGACCATTCGTAAGCCCAAGGTGGAGGCCACAGCCACAGAACCTCTACCCTCAGAGCACAACATGGATGCAGTATACCTTGAAGGCACACATACTATTGTTCATGTGTCGGGTGCGATTACAG AGACTAAGGTTTGCTCTCCAGAATCGACCAACACTGCCTTTTCTACAGTGACCCTGCCCACCACTTCGTATATAAATGGTGTAAATGGCGTAAACGCCGTGAGCCCCAACCCACCGTCCAGTGAGGATCCCCTCAGTCCCAAGCCCTCCCCTCCTCCAAGGGAGCCTCTCACCCAGGCAGAAAACCCTGAGTCCCAGCCACCGGTTCTGACCAGAGCCCCAACACACCAGCTGCTGAGTATACGTCATACTCTCTttgaggaagaagaggatgaagaaaacCGTAGAGACAGACTGGCACAGAGACCGGGGGAGCTCATCGCAGCTGGGGAATGttga
- the trabd gene encoding traB domain-containing protein isoform X1 — MSSFCSVSNAASACNASNMDQDNNSEDESVGPSEEELPCLPPGLSDGEAMELLWQLRAQRRQSSPELPETVTRLTAPDGSILYLVGTAHFSDSSKKDVATTIRAVQPDVVVVELCQYRVSMLKMDENTLLREAKDINLDKVQQAIKQNGLMSGLMQILLLKVSAHITEQLGMAPGGEFREAFKEAGRVPFCKFHLGDRPIPVTFKRAIAALSLWQKARLAWGLCFLSDPISKEDVEKCKQKDLLEQTMSEMIGEFPALHQTIVAERDIYLTHTLRQATRCVEAPPNAQKVPAVVVGVVGMGHVPGIERNWEKQLNINEIMSVAPPSRFGWVLRTVIKGIMMGMLGYACYRAGGSIGRALMSLPAVQSVLENLRPPPA, encoded by the exons ATGTCTTCCTTCTGCTCTGTGTCAAACGCAGCTTCAGCTTGCAACGCTTCAAACATGGACCAAGACAACAATTCAGAG GATGAGTCTGTCGGCCCATCAGAAGAGGAACTTCCTTGCCTACCTCCAGGGCTCT CCGATGGTGAAGCAATGGAGCTGCTTTGGCAGCTGCGAGCTCAGCGCCGCCAGTCGTCTCCTGAGCTCCCAGAGACAGTGACCCGTCTTACTGCCCCTGATGGCAGTATTCTTTACTTGGTGGGCACCGCGCACTTCAGTGACAGCAGCAAAAAGGATGTGGCCACA aCGATCCGTGCTGTGCAGCCAgacgtggtggtggtggagctgtGCCAGTACAGGGTGTCGATGTTGAAGATGGACGAGAATACACTGCTGAGGGAAGCCAAAGACATCAACCTGGATAAGGTTCAGCAGGCCATCAAACAG aatGGGCTGATGTCTGGCCTGATGCAGATTCTCCTGCTCAAAGTTTCAGCTCACATCACAGAGCAACTGGGCATGGCTCCCGGAGGAGAGTTCAGGGAGGCCTTTAAGGAG GCTGGACGGGTGCCGTTCTGCAAATTTCACCTTGGGGACAGGCCAATCCCTGTGACATTCAAGAGGGCTATTGCTGCCCTCAGTCTGTGGCAGAAGGCCCGCCTGGCCTGGGgtctttgtttcctgtcagacCCAATCAG TAAAGAGGACGTAGAgaagtgcaaacagaaggacCTGCTGGAGCAAACCATGTCGGAGATGATCGGCGAGTTTCCTGCTCTCCACCAGACCATCGTGGCCGAAAGAGACATCTACCTCACGCACACGCTCCGCCAGGCTACACGCTGTGTGGAGGCCCCCCCTAATGCCCAGA AAGTGCCTGCTGTGGTGGTGGGAGTCGTTGGGATGGGTCATGTTCCTGGCATAGAAAGAAACTGGGAGAAGCAGCTTAACATAAATGAAATCATGAG TGTTGCACCTCCCTCACGTTTTGGCTGGGTGTTGCGCACAGTCATAAAGGGCATCATGATGGGAATGCTGGGATATGCCTGCTACCGTGCTGGAGGGAGTATAGGTAGAGCTCTAATGTCTCTACCTGCTGTCCAGTCAGTACTGGAGAATCTGCGGCCACCCCCTGCTTGA
- the trabd gene encoding traB domain-containing protein isoform X2: MDQDNNSEDESVGPSEEELPCLPPGLSDGEAMELLWQLRAQRRQSSPELPETVTRLTAPDGSILYLVGTAHFSDSSKKDVATTIRAVQPDVVVVELCQYRVSMLKMDENTLLREAKDINLDKVQQAIKQNGLMSGLMQILLLKVSAHITEQLGMAPGGEFREAFKEAGRVPFCKFHLGDRPIPVTFKRAIAALSLWQKARLAWGLCFLSDPISKEDVEKCKQKDLLEQTMSEMIGEFPALHQTIVAERDIYLTHTLRQATRCVEAPPNAQKVPAVVVGVVGMGHVPGIERNWEKQLNINEIMSVAPPSRFGWVLRTVIKGIMMGMLGYACYRAGGSIGRALMSLPAVQSVLENLRPPPA, from the exons ATGGACCAAGACAACAATTCAGAG GATGAGTCTGTCGGCCCATCAGAAGAGGAACTTCCTTGCCTACCTCCAGGGCTCT CCGATGGTGAAGCAATGGAGCTGCTTTGGCAGCTGCGAGCTCAGCGCCGCCAGTCGTCTCCTGAGCTCCCAGAGACAGTGACCCGTCTTACTGCCCCTGATGGCAGTATTCTTTACTTGGTGGGCACCGCGCACTTCAGTGACAGCAGCAAAAAGGATGTGGCCACA aCGATCCGTGCTGTGCAGCCAgacgtggtggtggtggagctgtGCCAGTACAGGGTGTCGATGTTGAAGATGGACGAGAATACACTGCTGAGGGAAGCCAAAGACATCAACCTGGATAAGGTTCAGCAGGCCATCAAACAG aatGGGCTGATGTCTGGCCTGATGCAGATTCTCCTGCTCAAAGTTTCAGCTCACATCACAGAGCAACTGGGCATGGCTCCCGGAGGAGAGTTCAGGGAGGCCTTTAAGGAG GCTGGACGGGTGCCGTTCTGCAAATTTCACCTTGGGGACAGGCCAATCCCTGTGACATTCAAGAGGGCTATTGCTGCCCTCAGTCTGTGGCAGAAGGCCCGCCTGGCCTGGGgtctttgtttcctgtcagacCCAATCAG TAAAGAGGACGTAGAgaagtgcaaacagaaggacCTGCTGGAGCAAACCATGTCGGAGATGATCGGCGAGTTTCCTGCTCTCCACCAGACCATCGTGGCCGAAAGAGACATCTACCTCACGCACACGCTCCGCCAGGCTACACGCTGTGTGGAGGCCCCCCCTAATGCCCAGA AAGTGCCTGCTGTGGTGGTGGGAGTCGTTGGGATGGGTCATGTTCCTGGCATAGAAAGAAACTGGGAGAAGCAGCTTAACATAAATGAAATCATGAG TGTTGCACCTCCCTCACGTTTTGGCTGGGTGTTGCGCACAGTCATAAAGGGCATCATGATGGGAATGCTGGGATATGCCTGCTACCGTGCTGGAGGGAGTATAGGTAGAGCTCTAATGTCTCTACCTGCTGTCCAGTCAGTACTGGAGAATCTGCGGCCACCCCCTGCTTGA
- the trabd gene encoding traB domain-containing protein isoform X3 — protein MSLSAHQKRNFLAYLQGSVSCSDGEAMELLWQLRAQRRQSSPELPETVTRLTAPDGSILYLVGTAHFSDSSKKDVATTIRAVQPDVVVVELCQYRVSMLKMDENTLLREAKDINLDKVQQAIKQNGLMSGLMQILLLKVSAHITEQLGMAPGGEFREAFKEAGRVPFCKFHLGDRPIPVTFKRAIAALSLWQKARLAWGLCFLSDPISKEDVEKCKQKDLLEQTMSEMIGEFPALHQTIVAERDIYLTHTLRQATRCVEAPPNAQKVPAVVVGVVGMGHVPGIERNWEKQLNINEIMSVAPPSRFGWVLRTVIKGIMMGMLGYACYRAGGSIGRALMSLPAVQSVLENLRPPPA, from the exons ATGAGTCTGTCGGCCCATCAGAAGAGGAACTTCCTTGCCTACCTCCAGGGCTCTGTAAGctgtt CCGATGGTGAAGCAATGGAGCTGCTTTGGCAGCTGCGAGCTCAGCGCCGCCAGTCGTCTCCTGAGCTCCCAGAGACAGTGACCCGTCTTACTGCCCCTGATGGCAGTATTCTTTACTTGGTGGGCACCGCGCACTTCAGTGACAGCAGCAAAAAGGATGTGGCCACA aCGATCCGTGCTGTGCAGCCAgacgtggtggtggtggagctgtGCCAGTACAGGGTGTCGATGTTGAAGATGGACGAGAATACACTGCTGAGGGAAGCCAAAGACATCAACCTGGATAAGGTTCAGCAGGCCATCAAACAG aatGGGCTGATGTCTGGCCTGATGCAGATTCTCCTGCTCAAAGTTTCAGCTCACATCACAGAGCAACTGGGCATGGCTCCCGGAGGAGAGTTCAGGGAGGCCTTTAAGGAG GCTGGACGGGTGCCGTTCTGCAAATTTCACCTTGGGGACAGGCCAATCCCTGTGACATTCAAGAGGGCTATTGCTGCCCTCAGTCTGTGGCAGAAGGCCCGCCTGGCCTGGGgtctttgtttcctgtcagacCCAATCAG TAAAGAGGACGTAGAgaagtgcaaacagaaggacCTGCTGGAGCAAACCATGTCGGAGATGATCGGCGAGTTTCCTGCTCTCCACCAGACCATCGTGGCCGAAAGAGACATCTACCTCACGCACACGCTCCGCCAGGCTACACGCTGTGTGGAGGCCCCCCCTAATGCCCAGA AAGTGCCTGCTGTGGTGGTGGGAGTCGTTGGGATGGGTCATGTTCCTGGCATAGAAAGAAACTGGGAGAAGCAGCTTAACATAAATGAAATCATGAG TGTTGCACCTCCCTCACGTTTTGGCTGGGTGTTGCGCACAGTCATAAAGGGCATCATGATGGGAATGCTGGGATATGCCTGCTACCGTGCTGGAGGGAGTATAGGTAGAGCTCTAATGTCTCTACCTGCTGTCCAGTCAGTACTGGAGAATCTGCGGCCACCCCCTGCTTGA
- the selenoo1 gene encoding selenoprotein O1 — protein sequence MAYLVHRLGPSRVFVPGVSVLRLLCSASMEDMGLTMSRSPLERLDFDNVALRKLPLDPSEEPGVRQVKGACFSRVKPQPLTNPRFVTVSHEALALLGLSGDEVVNDPLGPEYLSGSKVMPGSEPAAHCYCGHQFGQFAGQLGDGAACYLGEVKVPPGQDPELLRENPSGRWEIQVKGAGLTPYSRQADGRKVLRSSIREFLCSEAMFFLGVPTTRAGSVVTSDSRVIRDVYYSGHPRHERCSVVLRIAPTFLRFGSFEIFKRADEFTGRQGPSYGRDEIRGQMMDYVIEMFYPEIQQNYADRVERNVAFFREVMLRTARLVAQWQCVGFCHGVLNTDNMSILGLTLDYGPYGFMDRFDPDFICNASDNSGRYSYQAQPAICRWNLVKLAEALAPELPPDRAEAVMEEYLDLYNGFYLENMRKKLGLLKKEEPEDEILITELLQTMHNTGADFTNTFRSLSQISCSTEGQSEAEEEFVKKATDLLLEQCASLEELKAANKPTMDPRELAMLLSMAQSNPALFQMISDRMTIARQLDRLSRLKDLMETNQEELKTKQGEEWSHWITRYRKRLARELEGQSDVQAVQEERVRVMDSTNPRVVLRNYIAQNAIEAAESGDFSEVQRVLKVLEKPFSSQPGLELPAWVGGCGATEQGERDEGEEQQLETASTSAASARDPVPYDSKPPPWAHEICVTUSS from the exons ATGGCTTATTTAGTTCATCGGCTTGGGCCGTCACGCGTCTTTGTCCCCGGTGTGTCCGTCTTAAGACTCCTTTGCTCGGCCAGCATGGAAGACATGGGTCTGACAATGAGTCGTTCTCCACTGGAGCGGCTCGACTTTGACAACGTCGCCCTCAGGAAACTTCCTCTGGACCCGTCCGAGGAGCCGGGGGTGCGGCAGGTGAAAGGAGCGTGCTTCTCCCGGGTGAAGCCGCAGCCGCTGACCAACCCTCGGTTTGTGACCGTGTCGCACGAAGCCCTCGCGCTGCTGGGGCTCAGCGGGGACGAGGTCGTGAACGACCCGCTCGGACCAGAGTATCTCAGCGGCTCTAAAGTCATGCCTGGATCCGAGCCCGCCGCACACTGCTACTGCGGCCACCAGTTCGGCCAGTTCGCCGGGCAGCTGGGCGACGGGGCGGCCTGCTACCTGGGGGAGGTTAAGGTGCCGCCCGGTCAGGATCCCGAACTGCTCCGGGAAAACCCGAGCGGCCGGTGGGAGATTCAGGTGAAAGGAGCAGGACTGACTCCTTATTCCAG ACAAGCTGATGGCCGTAAGGTCCTGCGCTCCAGTATAAGAGAGTTCCTGTGCAGTGAGGCGATGTTCTTCCTGGGCGTGCCCACCACTAGAGCAGGCTCCGTTGTGACCTCTGACAGCAGGGTCATACGGGACGTATACTACAGCGGACACCCTCGCCACGAGAGATGCTCTGTGGTCCTCCGCATCGCTCCCACCTTCCTCAG GTTCGGATCCTTTGAAATCTTCAAGCGGGCAGACGAGTTTACAGGCCGCCAGGGTCCCAGCTACGGACGCGATGAGATCCGAGGTCAGATGATGGATTATGTCATTGAGATGTTTTACCCGGAGATCCAGCAGAATTACGCAGACCGAGTGGAGAGGAACGTGGCTTTCTTCAGAGAG GTGATGCTTCGTACGGCTCGACTCGTGGCACAGTGGCAGTGTGTAGGTTTCTGTCATGGAGTCCTgaacacagacaacatgagCATCCTGGGCCTGACGCTGGACTATGGTCCATACGGCTTTATGGACAG GTTTGATCCAGATTTCATTTGCAACGCCTCGGATAACTCCGGCCGTTACTCCTACCAGGCGCAGCCGGCTATCTGCAGGTGGAACCTGGTCAAGCTAGCCGAGGCTCTCGCTCCAGAGCTGCCGCCAGACCGGGCTGAGGCTGTTATGGAAGAGTACCTGGATCTGTATAACGGCTTCTACCTGGAGAACATGAGGAAAAAACTGGGCTTATTGAAGAAAGAGGAGCCTGAGGATGAAATCCTgatcactgagctgctgcagactaTGCACAACACAG GTGCTGACTTCACAAACACCTTCCGCAGCTTGAGTCAGATTTCCTGTTCCACTGAGGGACAAAGTGAAGCAGAAGAGGAGTTTGTTAAAAAAGCCACAGACCTCCTGCTGGAGCAGTGTGCCTCCTTAGAGGAGCTCAAGGCTGCCAACAAACCTACTATGGATCCACG TGAGCTGGCAATGCTGCTCTCTATGGCTCAGAGCAACCCAGCGCTGTTCCAGATGATCTCAGACAGGATGACAATAGCGAGGCAATTAGACCGACTCAGCAGACTGAAAGACCTGATGGAGACCAACCAGGAAGAGCTGAAAACCAAACAGGGAGAGGAGTGGAGCCATTGGATCACACGCTATCG GAAGCGTCTGGCTCGTGAGCTGGAGGGCCAGAGTGATGTGCAGGctgtgcaggaggagagggtgagggtgATGGACAGCACCAACCCCCGTGTGGTACTCAGGAACTACATTGCCCAGAATGCAATAGAGGCTGCTGAGAGTGGAGACTTTTCTGAG GTCCAGCGGGTCCTCAAGGTTCTGGAGAAGCCTTTTTCTTCCCAGCCGGGTCTGGAGCTTCCTGCGTGGGTGGGCGGGTGCGGTGCCACCgaacagggagagagggacgAAGGAGAGGAACAACAGCTAGAGACTGCGTCTACATCTGCAGCCTCAGCCAGAGACCCTGTTCCCTATGACAGCAAGCCCCCACCTTGGGCCCATGAAATCTGTGTCACATGATCTTCGTAA
- the mapk12a gene encoding mitogen-activated protein kinase 12 produces the protein MSKRVRPGYCRQEVNKTSWEVPERYRDLKQVGTGAYGTVCSAVDSRTGAKVAIKKLYRPFQSELFAKRAYRELRLLKHMRHENVIGLLDVFTADLSLDRFNDFYLVMPFMGTDLGKLMKLQRLSEEKIQYLVYQMLKGLKYIHSAGIIHRDLKPGNIAINQDCELKILDFGLARQADSEMTGYVVTRWYRAPEVILSWMHYTQTVDIWSAGCIMAEMLQGKPLFKGSDHLDQLTEIMKITGTPTQEFISKLESEDAKSYIRSLPKVEKKDLQKVFSTANPQAVSVLERMLLLDPESRVTATEALTLPYFAEFREPEEETEAQPYDHSLDNTDLPLDQWKRHTFTEILTFKPVVPESKETSL, from the exons atgtCTAAGCGAGTCAGACCCGGCTATTGCCGGCAAGAAGTCAACAAAACCTCATGGGAAGTGCCGGAGCGGTACCGGGACCTGAAGCAGGTGGGGACCGGAGCGTACGGGACGGTATG CTCAGCAGTGGACTCCAGAACAGGAGCCAAAGTGGCAATCAAAAAACTGTACCGACCTTTCCAGTCCGAGCTCTTCGCAAAACGGGCCTACAGGGAACTGAGGCTTCTCAAACACATGAGACATGAGAAT GTGATTGGCCTATTAGATGTGTTTACTGCTGACCTCTCCCTGGACAGATTCAATGATTT TTATCTGGTGATGCCATTCATGGGGACAGATCTGGGGAAGCtgatgaagctgcagagacTGTCCGAAGAAAAAATTCAGTATTTGGTTTATCAGATGCTCAAAGGGCTTAAG tATATTCATTCAGCTGGTATAATTCACAGA GACCTCAAACCAGGAAATATCGCCATCAACCAAGACTGTGAGCTCAAG ATTTTGGACTTTGGTTTGGCGCGGCAGGCCGACAGTGAGATGACTGGGTACGTGGTGACTCGCTGGTACAGAGCCCCAGAGGTCATCCTGAGCTGGATGCACTACACTCAGACTG TGGACATTTGGTCTGCGGGCTGCATCATGGCAGAAATGCTGCAAGGAAAACCTCTTTTTAAAGGCAGTGACC ACCTAGATCAGCTGACTGAGATCATGAAAATCACAGGAACACCAACTCAGGAATTTATATCAAAACTAGAATCTGAGGAT GCCAAAAGCTACATCAGAAGTCTTCCaaaagtggaaaagaaagaCCTTCAGAAGGTGTTTTCCACAGCTAATCCACAAG ccGTGTCTGTGCTGGAGCGTATGTTATTGCTGGATCCGGAGAGCAGGGTAACCGCCACAGAGGCTCTCACGCTGCCGTACTTTGCTGAGTTCAGAGAACCGGAGGAGGAGACGGAAGCCCAGCCGTATGACCATTCGCTAGACAACACAGACCTGCCGCTGGACCAGTGGAAAC GTCACACCTTCACAGAGATCTTGACTTTCAAACCAGTTGTGCCAGAATCCAAGGAAAcctcactgtaa